The following coding sequences lie in one Silene latifolia isolate original U9 population chromosome 5, ASM4854445v1, whole genome shotgun sequence genomic window:
- the LOC141657513 gene encoding uncharacterized protein LOC141657513, with the protein MLRNAVGELLRKGLHEYGGSKTRESLYMMTRNIHTGQSHCSPPRSFFGVEDYLDDDNSRPYTYQKEKKSKNPQKHISFKQRTVAYMEPFTLDVFISKRFVQASLTHRVTCKQVAVAGTNSKDIKAALKSRCDIPACLAVGRILADRAREADVYTASYTPRVRDKFEGKIRAVVQSIIDSGIDVKVYLD; encoded by the exons ATGTTGAGGAATGCCGTTGGCGAGCTGTTGCGTAAAGGGCTGCATGAATATGGAGGAAGTAAAACCAGGGAATCTTTATACATGATGACAAGAAACATCCATACTGGACAG TCACATTGTTCCCCTCCAAGGAGCTTTTTTGGGGTGGAAGACTACCTTGACGATGATAACAGCCGGCCATACACTTACcagaaagaaaagaaatcaaagaaCCCACAGAAGCACATATCATTCAAGCAAAGGACAGTTGCCTATATGGAGCCATTTACCCTGGACGTATTCATATCAAAGCGGTTTGTTCAGGCTTCACTCACACACCGAGTGACATGTAAGCAAGTGGCAGTTGCAGGTACCAACTCCAAGGATATTAAAGCTGCTCTCAAGTCTCGGTGTGACATACCAGCATGTTTGGCTGTTGGTCGGATCCTGGCTGACAGAGCAAGGGAAGCGGATGTCTACACAGCTTCTTACACCCCGAGAGTTAGAGACAAGTTTGAGGGGAAAATTAGAGCAGTAGTGCAGTCTATCATTGATAGTGGGATAGATGTTAAAGTGTATCTTGATTGA